The Sporomusaceae bacterium genomic sequence GCGACGAACGCACCTTTGCCGGCGCCGAGGAGCTTAAGGCCCAGATTGCCCGCGACATCGCCGCCGCCGGACAGTATTTCAAATAACCCGGCAAGATTGTTTACAGCCGAAATTCTTTATGGTAGAATATAGAGGATAACCAGCCTATCGCGCATTATGGCGGCAGAGCTGGGTATAATAATCACCTGAACCATGGCGAGGATTTTCGACTCTCCGACGATTGTCTTGGCCACTGGGGATCAGCGAAAAAAGGAGGGAATATCGTGCTTACACCGGAACAAAAGCAGCAGCTCATCGAGAAGTATCGCGTCCACGAAAGCGATACCGGTTCGCCTGAGGTACAGATTGCCATCCTTACCGAGCGTATCAACTACCTCACCGGACACCTCAAGGAGCACAAGAAAGACCATCACTCTCGTCGTGGTCTTCTGAAAATGGTCGGTCAGCGCCGGGGTCTTCTCAACTACCTGCGCGACAACGACATTGCTCGCTACCGCATTATCCTCGAAAAACTCAACCTCAGAAAATAACGGAAAGCGGGGAGAACCCCCGCTTTTTTGTTGTTCCCTCAGGGTTAGCAGCCTGGAAAAAAGGGAATAATACAAAAAATGTCGAAGAGTTAACCTTTGGAAAAAGAAGAATAGGGGATTTAGAGGAGGAAAACCGAATATGCACACATTTCAAATGCAGCTTGGCGGCCGGCCGCTTGTCATTGAGACCGGTAAGATGGCCAAGCAGGCGAGCGGTTCGGTGCTTGTCCGTTATGGCGACACCGTGGTGCTCGCCGCCGCAACAGCTTCCGCAACACCGCGCGAAGGTATCGATTTTTTCCCGCTGACTGTCGACTATGAGGAGCGCATGTATGCTGTCGGCAAGATTCCCGGCGGCTTCATCAAGCGCGAAGGACGCCCCAGCGAAGCGGCCGTTCTGGCAGGCCGCCTCACCGACCGCACTATCCGTCCGCTGTTCGACGAGAGCTTCCGCAACGATGTGCATGTTGTGACCACCGTTCTGTCGGTGGACCACGACAGTCCGCCCGATATGCCGGCGATGATCGGCGCTTCCTGCGCTCTCGCCATTTCGGATATTCCGTTCGGCGGACCGATCGCCGGCGTAAGGGTCGGCCTTGTCGACGGGCAGTTCGTCATTAACCCTTCGGTCAAGGAACAGGAG encodes the following:
- the rpsO gene encoding 30S ribosomal protein S15 translates to MVLTPEQKQQLIEKYRVHESDTGSPEVQIAILTERINYLTGHLKEHKKDHHSRRGLLKMVGQRRGLLNYLRDNDIARYRIILEKLNLRK